The segment CGCAACTCAGGTTGATCAGCATAGCTTTCAGTATATCAGGGAGGATCCGAGCGTCCATGTATATCTCTTATGACCACCTAGGGCGCCGATCAAACTTTTTCTCTATCTCAGTACAATGACGCGTAAACCTTTAGCGTGATCGAGAAAAAAGTTATATAAGCTAAGCTCCTTGAATGTCAATATTACTTTTATTTTTTGAAATTCTAGCACATTTGAAACCTCTTCTTTTGATGGTTGTCAATGCTCGCTCGGTTTCAGATCAAGTGCTACATGCAGCAGATGCTCGAGGGGCTGCAGCACTGCCACGAGCGCGGCATCCTTCACCTGGACATCAAGCACGCCAACCTGATGATCGACCGCCACGGCGTGCTCAAGATCGGCGACTTCGGCCTCTCCAGCGACTACGGCGCCGGTCGCTGGCAGCCAGCCCCCAACCGCGTCGTCTCGCTCCCGTACCGCGCTCCGGAGCTGCTGCTGGGCTCCACCAACTACGGCGTCGGCGTCGACCTGTGGAGCGCCGGCTGCCTCCTCGCCGAGATGTTCTTCGGCAAGACTCTCATGCACGGCAGTGGCGAGGTGAGCTGAGAGCTCATCTTGTTCTCGTTTTCTCGTCCTGCAAAATTGTGATAGGACATTTGGGGCTGCCCCTGCTTTGTTTGGTGCGTTCAGAAGGATCAGCTGCTGAAGATCTTCGAGCTGTTCGGGTCGCCGCCGGACGACTACTGGCGGAAGATGGAGCTCTCGCCGTCGCTCAAGCCCCCCGAGACGTACAAGTCCACGACGGCCGAGCGGTTCCGGGACCTGCCGCCGTCGACGATCGGCCTGCTCGCCACGCTCCTCGCGTTCGACCCGGCCGCGCGCGGCACCGCCGGACAGGCCCTGCAGAGCACCGTGCGTCGTCACCTGATTACTTCTTGGCTCGCTCCTGTTCTTGTTGCTCCCTGCTGAcaagtgctgctgctgccgttgCTGCAGTTTTTCAGCACGCCGCCGCTGCCGTGCGACCTCTCGGAGCTCCCCGTCGTGTACAAGGTGGAGGAGGGCGTCGACCCGAGGAAGTGAGAACCGTGGCCGTGGAGAACCACCCAGGCAAGTTGCGGAAAACGCCTCTTTGTTTGGCTGACGAGCGCTCTCTGATCTTGCGTGCAGGAGGAGACCGCTATCGCTGAAGTTCATTCGTGTTCCAGGTGGCCCCCTGAAATTGGTCGAGGTAAACCCAGCATTTTTAGGCCCGTTTTATATTTACTACATATAGTACGAAACTAAACTCTTGCTGGAACAAATGAATGATCCCTGCTTCCGCCATTGTTATCCTGACTGCGTGCTCTGTCTTTGGGCTCTGTTGCAACACACGTGTCCATGACCAGGAGAAGGAGAGTGATGAATGGACTGATGATGAATTGACTGACACGGCGAACTCAGGCCAAGAACCAGTGATTAACACAGGAAATCCAGGCCAAGAATCAGCAGGTGCTGCTAATGCTTCCTCCAGCGCTCACGACGAAAAAAACATCGTCAGCGCCTCATCCAGCACAATCGCGAAACAGTTTTCGGGTAGCCGGGTCGTTCAGGAAGCGAGCCCGGTTCAGAAGCCAGCGCAAGATCAGAAGCAGGTGCCGacggcaaacacctcccaccactcaggcagcgacgacgacggcgaggagccGAGGACCACCAACTGGTCGCGGCTCCGGACCACGATGATGGCGACGACGGCGTGGAGGAAGAGTAGGCCAAAGGCGAGCTGTCGTCCggcagcggcggtggcggcacCGTGAACCAGAGAGCAGGTCGGCTGCCTTCGTGTCGGACTTCGAGGCGGCCGCCGCGGCGCTGCACAGATCGGACGAATTACCTTCTTCCAAGCAGTACGCCGGCCGCGCGGCTGTTCTTCTCCGGTTGAGCTTGAGCATCCTCTGAATTATGGGCACGGATGCCTCATATCATTACATGTACCAATAATCATCTCTTCAGAAAAGATGAACCATTAgttttattattcattcagatcGAGCTGGTTGATCGATCTTTGCTGCCAATAGCCTGCGTCGTTTGTGCTCAAGAGCACCTTTTTCAACGATCAAAAAGAGAGATTTCGGCTTTCGCCTTTGCCAGAGAAATAAACCATCCGGAATTCAGATCAGCAAGGCCGAATTTCAACCACTGAAAGTCTGAAACTGAAATCCTCCACTTGCAAAACAGAAAACACAAACAACTGTGGTGGAAACTGAAAAGCAAATCAGATCAAAGCAAGGGCATGATGACTGATGATACAACTTTCTTTTTAGAGGGAGGACTGATGATACAACTTGATTTGCAGATTCAAGCAGAGTACAACCAACCACcgtttctttcctgacagagtAAAAGCAAACTGAAAACACACGGGCCGATCTGGAAAGCAAGCACACAGTGACTTGAGACCAACCATGCACACGCACACACAGTTCATACACGCACACATGCATCTAAACATAGCATGTACACAGTATTGCctccatatatatatgcagcagctATTTAGCTTGGCCGTTGGCCTTGCTAGCACACATATACTTATGCGTGCATATGTAATTTCATATGAGCATCATGATATActcatgcatgtatatatatcatGCATATATATGTGGTGGAGTAGGAGTAGGATGGATTGCATGCAGGTAGCAGGTTGAGTGTTCATGTTCAGAGGCCACCGTAGCGGATGTCGGAGAACTTGGACTTGAGCCACTTGACGCTGCTGCGGACGGTGGTCTTGATCCGGCCCTGCGTGGCGAACACGTTGTACGCCGCCACCCGGCGCCGCCGCTTCGCCTCCGGGTCGTCGCGGCCGCTCGGCCCGTTGAAGCTGTACGACTTGCCCGCCTGCCCGGGACCGCCGCCGACGTCCTCGTAGTCGTACCCGCCGCCGCACCCGTAGTACACCGACGAGTGCTCGTGCGGCACCGACCTGCACTTCTCCATggatcctcctcttcttctttcttggaTGTGTGTGTGTGCTGGAGATGATGAGTGAGGGGAGGGGGTgggtgatgaatgaatgaaGCTACTAATTGAGAGTGGGGAACGTGATAAAGGGGGTGGGGTTTTCTACTTGATTTGTTAGGCGGTTTTGCATCGACCACCTTGTGTTTTGTAGCTCTGCTAAAGCAGGTCCATTTGGTTCTCCTTTACGACCGGAGAGCATGGATTGATGGGCTCGTGTCGTGTCCCTTTGATTAATCATAATCATGCAGGTTCCTTGCAGTTTTAGCGCAAGAATCTACGGCCTTTTTCAACAAAGTTTTAGGAGCACTAAAGGTTGTATAGGATGCACTATAGAAGTTCATAATTCATAGTAACAATTTTGTGTTAGTCCTTTTGGGACAAAAACAGTTTCatggtttaattaattattaatttgcATATGAAGAATATACGGCCTTTGCCATAAGGGTCCAGGGGTACGCATCTCAACCACTAGCTAGGTTAGTGATCATTGTCCTTGTCCTCTGTCTATGGTTTTGATTAAAACTGGAGAAAGTTTGGTCAGTTCTTTTCTCCACGATGGTTGATGCTTTACCGATTTTGTCCACTAGGCCATCAACTTGTGTTGTAGTACGGTCTAAAATTTTATGTTGTACCCTATAGTTTAGAACAAAGAAAATATATTATATTGAGAGTTTTGTGTACAAATATAATATGTACATGTAATCAAATTAGTTATATTTACAGTATGTCTCTATCTAACCATTTTCTAACACAATACCCATTTATATACTCTACAATAAACTctatctactccctccatccaaaagGAATGTAACTTTCACTTCCCGTGAAGTTAAGCAACTAAAAGTTTGACTAGATTTAATGAGAAGCTACAAACATTTATGATGCCaaattaatattattagatCAAGTATGAAATATATTCTCATAGCAATTAAACCAATCGGAGATATAAACATTGATACTATTATATCTATAAGTGAAACTTAAACTAGTCTGACGTTCCAAATCCTCTGTATATTTTTTCATCCTTGGCATCACAAATACGCCGCTTTTGTTTATAATAAATAGTATGGccacatcttttttttttgttttttgaaagGAGATTACCTCTGCTTTTGAGAAAGCAATAAAAGTTTTTACAGACTGGTGATACCAGTTTACCATATTGCAAAAAACGAAAGAAGCTAGCTCACACTGCTAGTGCTAAACTCCTTAAACAACACACACTTATTACAAGATAACAATGTCTGAATTAAAGGTGTGAAGACGGCCACGCTTGCTGATCCAGGACCCAAGGATCTCCACCATCTCAGATAAGTATATCTTGTCGGCATCCTTCATAAGCTCTCTCCACATCTGAAGAAGATTGATAGTATTATACAGAACCACATTAGGATTTGCAGGAAAGATTTTCTGAATAGccatactatttctatttttccagaTTGCCCATGAAAGAGCAGCAAAGAAAATTAACACAATTCTTTGGGGGACTCCCAGCCTCCTTGGCAGCCAACCATATAAGAAATTCTGTTTTGACGTCGGGAAATCATGCCACCCAAAAGCATCTCTAATACAACACCATAAGTATTGTGAAAAGCAACACTCAAAGAAAATGTGATTAACAGTTTCATGTTCGTTACAGACACAGCAAAGGGGACTACCCTGCCACCCTCTCCTTTTTAGTGTTACTGCAGCCTGTAGTTTATCATGATACATTTGCCAAAGAAAAATTTTGactttaagaggaattttactcTTCCAAATCAAGCCACAAAGCCGATCCCTCACCCCCCCATGGGTTATTATGTAATATAGAGATTTAGTAGTAAAATGATTTGATTTGTCTACCACCCATTTAACAGAATCTTCCTTAGTACAATCAAAATGAACCCCCTCTAAAATCTGTTGTAAGCCTACCCATTCCTCCAACCAAGTGCCTTGCAACCTTCTTCTGAAAGTTAAACCCCATTCCTCTCCATCCCAAATGTCACAAACCAGATCATGCTGATTTTCATTGATCTCATACAAAGCTGCAAACTGAGTTTTTAGTGGCATGTTCCCAACCCATGAGTCATGCCAAAATCTGACCCTATCACCTCTATAAACTTTGTATTCTGCACCCCACTTAAATAAGTGTTTCACTTTATGTAAACCTTTCCAAAACTGAGAAGACCCTTTCTGGTTTGAGCAGAAGAAATTGCCTGCATGTATATATTTAGCTTTAAGTAGTTTGCACCACAGTTCATCTGATCCAATCTCAATTTTCCAAATCCATTTAGTTAAGAGGCATTGGTTCATGATTTCAGTATTGATAATTCCTAAACCACCATGGTCTCTAGGTCTGCACACTGCCATCCACTTTGCCATATGATATTTGAAGATGTCATCTGCTCCTCTCCAAAAGAATTTAGATCTAATTGTATCCATCTTGGCATGAAGACCCTTTGGTAGAAAATAAAAACCCATAACATACATGGGCAAACTACTCAAACAAGTATTCGTTAAAATCAGTTTCCCCCCTGAGGTCATGTACTTGCCTTTCCATGGATCTAAACGTTTGATCATCTTATTAAGAATTCCTTGAAAGGCTCCCATGCCTAATACTGAATCGTATGGCCACATCTCATCATGTCAGTTGTCCTCCCCTACAATTTTCAACCACAGTCCGTACCGCGCGCACGTTACATGACAAAAGGCcagtcttttttaaaaaaagttggGCAGAATGCTAAAGATAATCGTCGGGGAAAGGCGTTCCGCAATACTGGACAAGCCCGGGCGTGTTTCCGCGATCCTGCCGGCCATCCACTGATTCGTTCGACTATCAGGGATCCTGCATTGTTTGGCTTGGCGGAGCTgagctgtgctgtgctgtgctgtagAAGAGCCTGTGTAGCATGTTGAGAGAGGTCGATCGAGGGAGTGGGGGCGGCACGCTCGTCCGGTCGTCCCTACACCGTACCCGTTCGTGTGACCCACGTGTGGTGTTGGCATGGATGGACGTGGGCGATGCCGCCATCCGTCCAGACGGTTGCTCTCGTTTTCGGCCCGGGCCGATTCGATTGGCCCAACTGCGAACAAGCTGCGTCTGCCTCTGCCTGCCCCGAGGTTGAGGCCGGAGCGCCGGACCCCGGGATGCCGGATCGGTCAGCTGGGCGCGCACCACGGCGGCCGTGGTCCCGCCGGGCCGATCTTCACGACGCTTCCTGCGCATCGGCGAAGATTCAGACTTGTCGAGCCGGCGACTTCCGGAACATCGGTGGCCGTGGACCCACTGGTCAGTGAGAGCACGGTCCGTCAAAGCATGGCTCGTGCGATCTCCGAACAGGTCCCTAGTGCTAGATCTTCTTGGTATATACAAGTATATAGGAGGAGTACTAAACAAACAGAGAGTTGTACCAAAGTGATGGCGAAGCAATCAAGCAAAGGTGCTGACGAACGAATGCCTGGATCCACGGACGGACCGGTCGTCGATCATCTGTGTCGCCCGCGCGCGGTAAAGCATGGCATTGCTAAGCAacggcgtgcgtgcgtgcgttccACCCACAGTGTACGGTGTCCCCGAGACCAACAaaggcgagagagagagagagagagagcgcatcCACCACGGTGCGTCCGGGGGATCGGAGCAATTGCAAGCCGACATCCCGGTCAGGTTCAGTGCACGGATCGACACGGGGAAGATCTGGTAGCGATCGGTTGATCCGGTAACGCAAACGCCGCCACGGACCAGCGGA is part of the Sorghum bicolor cultivar BTx623 chromosome 10, Sorghum_bicolor_NCBIv3, whole genome shotgun sequence genome and harbors:
- the LOC8063771 gene encoding probable serine/threonine-protein kinase At1g09600, encoding MAMRMTAAALVAVMGVLAPQASTTEETSSQNSSSNQTGARSNKGKTPDADADATAQAAPAATSATPPPLPPRCEDELVDGWPTWLLNNVPRETLQGIVPKSVFAYEKMEKVGEGSYSSVYKARERGTGRIVALKKVEFNRSESESVRFMAREIQFLRRLDHPNVMKLEGVATSRRSIYLVFDFMYDDLARLVFRSGKCLTEPQIKCYMQQMLEGLQHCHERGILHLDIKHANLMIDRHGVLKIGDFGLSSDYGAGRWQPAPNRVVSLPYRAPELLLGSTNYGVGVDLWSAGCLLAEMFFGKTLMHGSGEKDQLLKIFELFGSPPDDYWRKMELSPSLKPPETYKSTTAERFRDLPPSTIGLLATLLAFDPAARGTAGQALQSTFFSTPPLPCDLSELPVVYKVEEGVDPRKRRPLSLKFIRVPGGPLKLVEEKESDEWTDDELTDTANSGQEPVINTGNPGQESAGAANASSSAHDEKNIVSASSSTIAKQFSGSRVVQEASPVQKPAQDQKQVPTANTSHHSGSDDDGEEPRTTNWSRLRTTMMATTAWRKSRPKASCRPAAAVAAP
- the LOC8063772 gene encoding uncharacterized protein LOC8063772 — encoded protein: MEKCRSVPHEHSSVYYGCGGGYDYEDVGGGPGQAGKSYSFNGPSGRDDPEAKRRRRVAAYNVFATQGRIKTTVRSSVKWLKSKFSDIRYGGL